The Devosia sp. MC521 genome has a segment encoding these proteins:
- the ccmA gene encoding heme ABC exporter ATP-binding protein CcmA produces MTHRQVQFSVFIKALDLCFGRGESMLGHVDRLEVSPGEGLLLRGPNGVGKSTLLLTLAGLIPALDGTIEFVGHDPEDGPAAHYCGHKNAVRARLGVAETLGFWAGLNGRTGVSIDDALAAVGLSQAARLDAGYLSAGQQRRLALARLLVSERPVWFLDEPTAALDTAGQALLAELLRQHLARGGSAVIATHDDIPVEGLRVYQLGAKA; encoded by the coding sequence ATGACGCATCGGCAAGTCCAATTTTCAGTTTTTATCAAGGCTCTCGATCTCTGCTTCGGGCGTGGCGAATCCATGCTCGGACATGTTGATAGGCTTGAAGTTTCTCCCGGCGAGGGCCTGCTTTTGCGTGGGCCAAACGGGGTCGGTAAATCGACCCTATTGTTGACTCTCGCAGGGCTCATTCCAGCTCTCGATGGCACAATAGAATTCGTCGGACATGACCCCGAAGATGGGCCTGCGGCGCATTATTGCGGTCACAAAAACGCGGTGAGGGCGCGGCTCGGTGTCGCAGAGACCCTCGGGTTCTGGGCCGGCCTGAACGGACGGACTGGCGTTTCTATTGACGACGCGCTTGCCGCTGTGGGGCTCTCGCAGGCCGCCCGTTTGGACGCAGGTTATTTGTCCGCGGGGCAGCAACGGCGTTTGGCTCTAGCCCGCCTTTTGGTGTCAGAACGGCCAGTGTGGTTCCTCGATGAGCCAACGGCGGCGCTCGATACTGCTGGGCAGGCTTTGCTGGCAGAGCTTTTGCGCCAACATTTGGCGCGCGGCGGCAGCGCCGTAATCGCCACGCATGATGACATCCCGGTTGAAGGGCTACGGGTCTACCAATTGGGAGCGAAAGCATGA
- a CDS encoding heme ABC transporter permease, with amino-acid sequence MSTDNTPKMSWWNRIAHPGFFIQWTRPLIWPLVIITAVLFVLGVYYSFFVSPPEKYMGDTVRIMYVHVPTAWLSQFVYAAMTVSALGTLIWRHPMADVSMKAAAPMGALFTALALFTGSMWGRPTWGTFWEWDGRMTSTLIMLFIYLGLIALWRAFDDQLRAGRIVAIFTLVGAVNIPIIKFSVDWWSTLHQPASVFTAEGPKMPAEILTPLFLMMFAFTFMFGVLQLISMHTEVRRRRVATLERKLARGGAA; translated from the coding sequence ATGAGCACTGATAACACCCCCAAAATGAGTTGGTGGAACCGGATCGCGCATCCTGGTTTCTTTATCCAATGGACCCGTCCGCTGATCTGGCCGCTGGTGATCATCACCGCTGTGCTGTTCGTGCTGGGCGTCTACTATTCATTCTTCGTCTCGCCCCCGGAAAAATACATGGGCGACACGGTGCGCATTATGTATGTGCACGTGCCGACAGCCTGGCTGAGCCAGTTCGTCTATGCGGCGATGACGGTTTCTGCATTGGGTACCTTGATCTGGCGTCACCCAATGGCGGATGTCTCGATGAAGGCCGCGGCGCCGATGGGCGCTTTGTTCACCGCACTGGCGCTGTTCACCGGCTCCATGTGGGGTCGCCCGACCTGGGGCACGTTCTGGGAATGGGACGGTCGCATGACCTCCACCCTGATCATGCTGTTCATCTATCTCGGCCTGATCGCACTGTGGCGCGCCTTCGATGACCAGCTGCGTGCTGGCCGCATAGTGGCGATCTTCACCCTCGTGGGTGCAGTCAACATTCCGATCATCAAGTTCTCGGTGGACTGGTGGTCGACCCTGCATCAGCCCGCCAGTGTCTTCACAGCTGAAGGCCCGAAGATGCCTGCAGAAATTCTCACCCCGCTCTTCCTGATGATGTTTGCATTCACCTTCATGTTTGGTGTGTTGCAGCTGATTTCGATGCATACCGAAGTGCGCCGCCGCCGCGTGGCGACCCTAGAACGCAAGCTCGCACGGGGAGGCGCAGCATGA
- the ccmB gene encoding heme exporter protein CcmB, with protein MSGFWSVVRREIRLALTGGGEVLTLLLFFIITGAIVPFAIGPDKELLARIAPGIVWIAAFLAMLLGLDRLFRADREDGTLALYRMADTPLSAIILAKIIGYWLVCAVPLIVASPVLAILLAMELDAWWRTFLSLLAGTPALAAFGGFGAAVTVAIRRGGLLAPILIAPLCVPILIFGVGAISPIGGPDQGSAAMLFLAALSLMAVALSPFAAALAINGGEE; from the coding sequence ATGAGCGGATTTTGGAGCGTTGTACGCCGTGAGATTCGTTTGGCGCTGACCGGGGGCGGGGAAGTTCTCACCCTCTTGTTGTTCTTCATCATTACCGGGGCAATCGTGCCCTTCGCCATTGGCCCTGATAAGGAATTGCTCGCGCGGATCGCGCCGGGGATTGTCTGGATCGCAGCGTTCTTGGCGATGTTACTAGGGCTTGATCGCCTGTTCCGCGCAGACCGTGAAGACGGCACACTCGCCCTCTATCGTATGGCTGATACGCCGCTGTCGGCGATCATTCTGGCTAAGATTATCGGCTATTGGTTGGTCTGTGCTGTGCCGTTGATTGTGGCGTCGCCCGTATTGGCTATTCTGCTGGCTATGGAGCTGGACGCATGGTGGCGGACATTCCTGTCACTATTGGCTGGAACACCGGCTCTGGCCGCTTTTGGTGGATTTGGTGCTGCGGTGACCGTGGCAATTCGGCGCGGCGGATTGCTGGCGCCAATCCTAATAGCGCCATTGTGCGTACCCATACTAATCTTCGGTGTGGGCGCGATTTCCCCCATCGGGGGCCCGGATCAGGGGAGCGCAGCAATGCTGTTTCTAGCAGCACTTAGTCTAATGGCGGTGGCATTGTCTCCCTTTGCTGCCGCGCTTGCGATAAATGGAGGGGAGGAGTAA
- the ccmD gene encoding heme exporter protein CcmD, with translation MIELGAHAGFIVISWAVSTLAVLALAAKVVYDSRKVSKRLEELGDKRG, from the coding sequence ATGATTGAGCTCGGAGCCCATGCTGGGTTTATTGTTATCTCGTGGGCTGTCAGCACCTTGGCGGTATTGGCCCTGGCGGCCAAGGTTGTTTATGATAGCCGTAAGGTCAGCAAGCGTCTGGAAGAACTCGGCGACAAGCGAGGTTAA